One window of the Streptomyces sp. NBC_00259 genome contains the following:
- a CDS encoding AMP-binding protein, whose product MTSPLSYTHGTGEVPLLGDTIGRSLDRVIGAYPQREALVDVPSGRRWTYAEFGADVDRLARALLARGVAKGDRVGIWAVNCPEWVLVQYATARIGAIMVNINPAYRAHEVEYVLNQAGVTLLVASRAHRTSDYRAIVDEVRGNCPALRSVHYIGDDSWDELVSSAESPAESPAGSTGADEPTAGHTVDHMADLAAELVAREAQLSCDDPVNIQYTSGTTGFPKGATLSHHNILNNGYFVGEMIGYTEQDRVCLPVPFYHCFGMVMGNLGATSHGACIVIPAPSFDPAATLRAVQQERCTSLYGVPTMFIAELNLPDFATYDLSSLRTGIMAGSPCPVEVMKRVVSEMNMAEVSICYGMTETSPVSTQTRRDDDLERRTGTVGRVLPHVEVKVVDPVSGVTLPRGASGELCTRGYSVMLGYWNEPEKTAEAIDAGRWMHTGDLAVIREDGYVQIVGRIKDMIIRGGENVYPREIEEFLYGHPKVADVQVVGVPDERYGEEILACVIARDPADPPTLGELTAFCREQLAHYKIPRRLEILDAYPMTVSGKVRKVELRRRFGGAG is encoded by the coding sequence ATGACCTCGCCCCTGTCCTACACGCACGGCACGGGAGAGGTCCCGCTGCTCGGCGACACGATCGGTCGCAGTCTCGACCGCGTGATCGGGGCGTATCCGCAGCGGGAGGCGCTCGTCGACGTCCCGTCCGGGCGCCGCTGGACGTACGCGGAGTTCGGCGCGGACGTCGACCGGCTGGCCCGGGCGCTGCTCGCGCGCGGTGTCGCCAAGGGCGACCGGGTCGGCATCTGGGCGGTGAACTGCCCGGAGTGGGTGCTCGTGCAGTACGCGACGGCACGCATCGGCGCGATCATGGTGAACATCAACCCGGCGTACCGCGCCCACGAGGTGGAGTACGTCCTGAACCAGGCCGGGGTCACGCTGCTCGTCGCCTCGCGTGCCCACCGGACGAGCGACTACCGGGCGATCGTCGACGAGGTGCGCGGCAACTGCCCCGCGCTGCGGTCGGTGCACTACATCGGCGACGACAGCTGGGACGAGCTGGTCTCGTCCGCCGAGTCCCCCGCTGAGTCCCCCGCCGGGTCCACGGGCGCGGACGAACCCACCGCCGGCCACACCGTCGACCACATGGCTGACCTCGCCGCCGAACTCGTCGCCCGTGAGGCGCAGTTGTCGTGCGACGACCCCGTCAACATCCAGTACACCTCCGGCACCACCGGGTTCCCGAAGGGCGCCACCCTCTCCCACCACAACATCCTCAACAACGGTTACTTCGTGGGGGAGATGATCGGCTACACCGAGCAGGACCGGGTCTGTCTGCCCGTGCCCTTCTACCACTGCTTCGGCATGGTCATGGGAAACCTCGGTGCCACCTCGCACGGCGCCTGCATCGTCATCCCGGCTCCGTCCTTCGACCCCGCCGCGACCCTGCGGGCGGTGCAGCAGGAGCGCTGCACCTCGCTCTACGGCGTGCCGACGATGTTCATCGCCGAGCTGAATCTGCCGGACTTCGCGACGTACGACCTGAGTTCGCTGCGCACCGGGATCATGGCGGGCTCGCCCTGCCCGGTGGAGGTGATGAAGCGGGTCGTCTCCGAGATGAACATGGCGGAGGTGTCGATCTGTTACGGCATGACGGAGACCTCCCCGGTCTCCACCCAGACCCGCCGCGACGACGACCTGGAGCGCCGCACCGGCACCGTCGGCCGGGTCCTGCCGCATGTCGAGGTCAAGGTCGTCGACCCGGTCAGCGGGGTGACCCTGCCACGCGGCGCATCGGGCGAGCTGTGCACCCGCGGTTACAGCGTGATGCTCGGGTACTGGAACGAGCCGGAGAAGACCGCCGAGGCGATCGACGCCGGCCGCTGGATGCACACGGGCGACCTCGCCGTCATCCGCGAGGACGGCTACGTCCAGATCGTCGGCCGTATCAAGGACATGATCATCCGAGGCGGGGAGAACGTGTATCCGCGTGAGATCGAGGAGTTCCTGTACGGCCATCCCAAGGTCGCCGACGTCCAGGTCGTCGGCGTCCCCGACGAGAGGTACGGCGAGGAGATCCTGGCCTGTGTCATCGCGCGCGATCCCGCCGACCCGCCGACGCTGGGGGAACTCACCGCTTTCTGCCGCGAACAGCTCGCGCACTACAAGATCCCCAGGCGGCTGGAGATCCTGGACGCCTACCCGATGACGGTGAGCGGCAAGGTGCGGAAGGTGGAACTCAGGCGACGATTCGGGGGCGCCGGATAA
- the gcl gene encoding glyoxylate carboligase, which produces MPRMTAARAAVEILKREGVSHAFGVPGAAINPFYKALKEGGGIDHTLARHVEGASHMAEGYTRTNPGNIGVCIGTSGPAGTDMITGLYSAIGDSIPILCITGQAPTHVIHKEDFQAVDIASIAKPVTKAATTVLEAAQVPGVFQQAFHLMRSGRPGPVLIDLPIDVQLTEIEFDPQTYEPLPVYKPAATRAQIEKAISYLLASERPLIVAGGGIINADASDLLVEFAEITGTPVIPTLMGWGTIPDDHELNAGMVGLQTSHRYGNANFLESDFVLGIGNRWANRHTGYKLDVYTRGRTFVHVDIEPTQIGKIFAPDYGIASDAKAALELFVEVAKELKAAGKLPDRSGWVASTQERKATLQRRTHFDDIPIKPQRVYEEMNKAFGPETRYVTTIGLSQIAGAQMLHVYRPRHWINCGQAGPLGWTIPAALGVATADPEAPVVALSGDYDFQFMIEELAVGAQHRIPYVHVLVNNSYLGLIRQAQLGLDIDFQVNLEFENINSPELGVYGVDHVKVAEGLGCKAIRVTDPSELGAAFEQAKKLAAEYRVPVVVEAILERITNISMSRTADISDVTEFEEIATEPGHAPTAIKALKV; this is translated from the coding sequence ATGCCTCGTATGACCGCCGCCCGAGCGGCAGTTGAGATCCTCAAGCGCGAAGGCGTCAGCCACGCATTCGGTGTGCCGGGCGCGGCGATCAACCCCTTCTACAAGGCCCTCAAGGAGGGCGGCGGCATCGACCACACCCTCGCCCGCCATGTCGAGGGCGCCTCGCACATGGCCGAGGGCTACACCCGGACCAACCCGGGCAACATCGGTGTCTGCATCGGTACGTCCGGTCCCGCCGGCACCGACATGATCACCGGGCTGTACTCCGCCATCGGTGACTCGATTCCGATCCTGTGCATCACCGGCCAGGCGCCGACCCATGTGATCCACAAGGAGGACTTCCAGGCCGTCGACATCGCCTCGATCGCCAAGCCGGTGACCAAGGCCGCGACGACGGTCCTGGAGGCGGCGCAGGTTCCGGGCGTCTTCCAGCAGGCCTTCCACCTGATGCGCTCCGGCCGCCCCGGTCCGGTCCTCATCGACCTGCCCATCGACGTCCAGCTCACCGAGATCGAGTTCGACCCGCAGACGTACGAGCCGCTGCCGGTCTACAAGCCCGCCGCGACCCGCGCCCAGATCGAGAAGGCGATCTCGTACCTGCTGGCGTCCGAGCGCCCGCTGATCGTCGCCGGCGGTGGCATCATCAACGCCGACGCCTCCGACCTGCTCGTCGAGTTCGCCGAGATCACCGGCACCCCGGTCATCCCGACCCTGATGGGCTGGGGCACCATCCCGGACGACCACGAGCTGAACGCCGGCATGGTCGGCCTGCAGACCTCGCACCGCTACGGCAACGCGAACTTCCTGGAGTCCGACTTCGTCCTCGGCATCGGCAACCGCTGGGCCAACCGCCACACCGGCTACAAGCTCGACGTCTACACCCGCGGCCGCACCTTCGTCCACGTCGACATCGAGCCCACCCAGATCGGCAAGATCTTCGCCCCCGACTACGGCATCGCCTCCGACGCCAAGGCCGCGCTGGAGCTCTTCGTCGAGGTCGCCAAGGAGCTGAAGGCGGCCGGGAAGCTCCCCGACCGCTCCGGCTGGGTCGCCTCCACGCAGGAACGCAAGGCCACGCTGCAGCGCCGCACGCACTTCGACGACATCCCGATCAAGCCGCAGCGCGTCTACGAGGAGATGAACAAGGCCTTCGGCCCGGAGACGCGCTACGTCACGACCATCGGCCTCTCCCAGATCGCCGGCGCGCAGATGCTCCACGTCTACCGGCCGCGCCACTGGATCAACTGCGGCCAGGCGGGCCCGCTCGGCTGGACCATCCCGGCAGCGCTCGGCGTCGCCACCGCCGACCCGGAGGCCCCGGTCGTCGCCCTCTCCGGCGACTACGACTTCCAGTTCATGATCGAGGAGCTGGCGGTCGGCGCGCAGCACCGGATCCCGTACGTCCACGTCCTCGTGAACAACTCCTACCTGGGCCTGATCCGCCAGGCGCAGCTCGGCCTGGACATCGACTTCCAGGTCAACCTGGAGTTCGAGAACATCAACTCCCCGGAGCTGGGCGTCTACGGCGTCGACCACGTCAAGGTCGCCGAGGGTCTGGGCTGCAAGGCCATCCGCGTCACCGACCCGAGCGAGCTGGGCGCCGCCTTCGAGCAGGCCAAGAAGCTCGCCGCCGAGTACCGGGTGCCGGTCGTCGTCGAGGCGATCCTGGAGCGCATCACCAACATCTCGATGAGCCGCACCGCGGACATCAGCGACGTCACCGAGTTCGAGGAGATCGCCACCGAGCCGGGCCACGCGCCCACCGCCATCAAGGCGCTCAAGGTCTGA
- a CDS encoding DUF805 domain-containing protein, whose amino-acid sequence MNYYLDVLKKYAVFSGRARRKEYWMFILFNVIALAVTFALDLALGTSPVIYSIYAVAVLLPNLGVTVRRLHDTDRSGWWILIAFIPLVGSIILLVFLASEGKSAENQYGTNPKFAAAA is encoded by the coding sequence ATGAACTACTACCTGGATGTTCTGAAGAAGTATGCGGTGTTCAGCGGCCGTGCGCGCCGCAAGGAATACTGGATGTTCATCCTCTTCAACGTCATCGCCCTGGCCGTGACGTTCGCGCTCGACCTCGCCCTCGGCACCTCCCCGGTGATCTACAGCATCTACGCCGTGGCGGTGCTCCTGCCGAACCTGGGTGTGACGGTCCGCCGCCTGCACGACACCGACCGCTCCGGCTGGTGGATCCTCATCGCCTTCATCCCGCTCGTGGGCTCCATCATCCTGCTGGTCTTCCTCGCCAGCGAGGGCAAGTCGGCCGAGAACCAGTACGGCACGAACCCCAAGTTCGCCGCCGCTGCCTGA
- a CDS encoding catalase, whose product MTQRVLTTESGAPVADNQNSATAGVGGPLLLQDQHLLEKLARFNRERIPERVVHARGSGAYGYFEVTDDVTGFTRAGFLSEVGKRTQTFLRFSTVADSLGGADAVRDPRGFALKFYTEEGNYDLVGNNTPVFFIKDPVKFPDFIHSQKRDPFTGKQEPDNVWDFWAHAPEATHQITWLMGDRGIPASYRHMNGYGSHTYQWTNAAGEAFFVKYHFKTNQGIRCLSSEQAAEVVGTDANSHQTDLLQAIERGVNPSWTLYVQIMPAAEAADYRFNPFDLTKVWPHSDYPLQRVGRLVLDRNPDNVFAEVEQAAFSPNNFVPGIGPSPDKMLQGRLFAYADAHRYRLGVNHTQLPVNSPKAVPGGADNYGRDGFMAIRNGSRTDKNYEPNSYSGPAQTDAALSAPLAVHGHTGTHAAPQHTKDDDFYQAGELYRLMSADEKSRLVANIAGGLSQVSRDDVIEKNLAHFHAADPDYGKRVEEAVTALRED is encoded by the coding sequence ATGACGCAGCGCGTGCTTACGACCGAGTCCGGCGCTCCGGTCGCCGACAACCAGAACTCCGCCACCGCCGGCGTCGGTGGCCCGCTCCTCCTCCAGGACCAGCATCTGCTGGAGAAGCTCGCCCGCTTCAACCGTGAGCGCATCCCGGAGCGCGTCGTCCACGCACGCGGCTCCGGCGCCTACGGCTACTTCGAGGTGACCGACGACGTCACCGGGTTCACCCGGGCCGGCTTCCTCTCCGAGGTCGGCAAGCGGACCCAGACGTTCCTTCGCTTCTCGACCGTCGCCGACTCGCTCGGCGGCGCGGACGCGGTCCGTGACCCGCGCGGCTTCGCGCTGAAGTTCTACACCGAGGAGGGCAACTACGACCTCGTCGGCAACAACACCCCGGTGTTCTTCATCAAGGACCCCGTCAAGTTCCCCGACTTCATCCACTCCCAGAAGCGCGACCCGTTCACGGGCAAGCAGGAGCCGGACAACGTCTGGGACTTCTGGGCCCACGCCCCCGAGGCCACGCACCAGATCACCTGGCTGATGGGCGACCGCGGCATCCCCGCCTCGTACCGCCACATGAACGGCTACGGCTCCCACACCTACCAGTGGACCAACGCCGCCGGTGAGGCCTTCTTCGTCAAGTACCACTTCAAGACGAACCAGGGCATCCGCTGCCTGTCGTCCGAGCAGGCCGCCGAGGTCGTGGGCACGGACGCCAACAGCCACCAGACCGACCTGCTGCAGGCCATCGAGCGCGGGGTCAACCCGTCCTGGACGCTGTACGTCCAGATCATGCCGGCGGCCGAGGCGGCGGACTACCGCTTCAACCCGTTCGACCTCACCAAGGTGTGGCCGCACAGCGACTACCCGCTGCAGCGCGTCGGCCGGCTCGTCCTCGACCGCAACCCGGACAACGTCTTCGCCGAGGTCGAGCAGGCGGCGTTCTCCCCGAACAACTTCGTGCCGGGCATCGGCCCTTCGCCGGACAAGATGCTCCAGGGCCGCCTCTTCGCGTACGCGGACGCCCACCGCTACCGTCTCGGCGTCAACCACACCCAGCTGCCGGTGAACTCCCCCAAGGCCGTTCCCGGCGGAGCCGACAACTACGGCCGCGACGGCTTCATGGCCATCCGCAACGGCTCGCGCACCGACAAGAACTACGAGCCCAACTCGTACTCCGGTCCCGCGCAGACGGACGCCGCCCTGTCCGCTCCGCTGGCCGTCCATGGCCACACGGGCACCCACGCCGCCCCGCAGCACACGAAGGACGACGACTTCTACCAGGCCGGCGAGCTGTACCGCCTGATGTCGGCGGACGAGAAGTCCCGCCTGGTCGCGAACATCGCCGGTGGCCTCTCGCAGGTCTCCCGCGACGACGTGATCGAGAAGAACCTCGCCCACTTCCACGCCGCCGACCCGGACTACGGCAAGCGCGTCGAAGAGGCGGTCACCGCCCTGCGCGAGGACTGA
- a CDS encoding ABC transporter substrate-binding protein: MTAPRVRAVAVVGCCLALVLLGACGESPRAEPRAPRVATSAEEAGGMRALIAAAKGEGALNAIALPRDWANYGGLIDGFEKKYGIKVTVDDPQGSSQDEIDAIKKTGRRADAPDVIDVGDTFARSAARQNLLAPYRVAAFDAIPDNQKDPRARWANNYGGYISIGCDARRVDPCPRTFADLLKPQYKGKVSLDGDPTRSNTAFAGVYAASLANGGSFDDIEPGLDFFAELRKRGNFSPVESTSAAVESGRTPISIDWDYVNLDYADRFRGRGVDWQVAIPFDGSFAQYYALAVNKDAPHPAAARLWQEYLFSVEGQNLRLVGYARPVLMDVMAQDGTLDEAAAAKLPTVEGTPQFPTDAQLEKAKRTVARGWPKTVAPGSTSRSTP, translated from the coding sequence GTGACCGCACCCCGTGTCCGAGCAGTGGCCGTCGTCGGCTGCTGTCTCGCTCTTGTGCTCCTGGGTGCCTGTGGCGAGAGTCCGCGCGCCGAGCCCAGGGCGCCACGGGTGGCCACCTCCGCCGAGGAGGCGGGCGGCATGAGGGCGCTGATCGCCGCGGCGAAGGGCGAGGGCGCGCTCAACGCGATCGCGCTTCCCCGTGATTGGGCCAACTACGGCGGTCTGATCGACGGCTTCGAGAAGAAGTACGGGATCAAGGTCACGGTCGACGATCCGCAGGGGTCCAGCCAGGACGAGATCGACGCCATCAAGAAGACCGGGCGGCGGGCCGACGCCCCCGACGTGATCGACGTGGGCGACACCTTCGCGCGGTCGGCGGCCCGGCAGAACCTGCTCGCGCCGTACCGGGTCGCCGCCTTCGACGCGATCCCGGACAACCAGAAGGACCCGCGGGCCCGCTGGGCGAACAACTATGGGGGCTACATCTCCATCGGCTGCGACGCCCGGCGCGTCGACCCCTGCCCCCGGACCTTCGCCGATCTGCTGAAGCCCCAGTACAAGGGCAAGGTGTCGCTCGACGGCGACCCCACCCGGTCCAACACCGCCTTCGCCGGCGTGTACGCGGCATCCCTGGCGAACGGCGGGTCGTTCGACGACATCGAGCCCGGTCTCGACTTCTTCGCTGAGCTGAGGAAGCGAGGCAACTTCAGCCCCGTCGAATCCACCTCCGCCGCGGTCGAGAGCGGGAGGACGCCCATCAGCATCGACTGGGACTACGTCAACCTCGACTACGCCGACCGGTTCCGCGGCCGGGGAGTGGATTGGCAGGTCGCCATCCCCTTCGACGGCAGCTTCGCCCAGTACTACGCACTCGCCGTCAACAAGGACGCCCCGCACCCGGCAGCCGCCCGGCTGTGGCAGGAGTACCTCTTCAGCGTCGAAGGCCAGAACCTCCGCCTCGTCGGCTACGCCCGCCCGGTGCTGATGGACGTCATGGCGCAGGACGGCACCCTCGACGAGGCCGCCGCCGCGAAGCTGCCGACGGTCGAGGGAACCCCGCAGTTTCCCACGGACGCGCAACTGGAGAAGGCGAAGAGAACGGTCGCCCGGGGCTGGCCGAAGACCGTCGCGCCCGGCTCGACCTCCCGGAGCACCCCGTGA
- a CDS encoding SpoIIE family protein phosphatase, translating into MRSLAGQVFLLQLAVVVLVVAAGLVALVVQARRDSMADAQNRTLTAARTFASSPGILTALDSPDPTAMLQASAQQVRKAAGVDAIIVYRPDGITLTHSDPSQIGKHVIGPYAEAAEGKSFTRTFQGSLGLSVVSAVPVKAPDGSVAAVVAVPVTVGNIQNRVNRQLPVLFGVAVGSLALAGAGSALVSRRLRRQTHGLGPAEMTRMYEHHDAVLHAVREGVLIIGGDGRLLLANDEARRLLNLPADAEHRHADELGLEGDLAELLTSERPATDEVHLAGDRLLAVNKRFTAPLGPASRVVTLRDTTELQALAGRAETAREQLRLLYDAGMRIGTTLDVTRTTEELAEVVVPRFADIATVELQDPVLRGEEPSGASTEMRRTTVVGLEGDHPLHPAGELIRFVRSHPMGAGAGAAGGRAVLVRDLNASEGWRAQDPGRARQVLDLGIHSLIVVPLRARGVVLGTAHYWRADGSPPFEEEDLSFAEELAARAAVCIDNARRYTREHTMAVTLQRSLLPRRVPEQTALEVAHRYLPARAGVGGDWFDVIPLSGARVALVVGDVVGHGLHAAATMGRLRTAVHNFSVLDMPPEELLGRLDELVAQLDSDEDPAAGNGQGISGATCLYAVYDPVSGQLAVATAGHPGPAVVQPGGTVDFPSLPISPPLGLGAGLPTESAELTVAEGSRLVLYTDGLIEDREHDLDVGLAALRDALAGPDRTPEATCAAVIEAMMSDRPRDDIALLVARTRRLDPGRVAEWDVPRDPAALAPVRTACVRRLEEWGLGHIGFSAELVLSELITNAIRYGSDPVRVRLLHDRALICEVSDGSSTSPRLRRATLTDEGGRGLFLVAQFAERWGTRYTRTGKIIWAELSLHGGAGPSVEGLGDALVDLWDDTA; encoded by the coding sequence ATGCGCAGCCTCGCGGGCCAGGTGTTCCTCCTGCAGCTGGCGGTCGTGGTCCTCGTCGTCGCCGCCGGGCTGGTGGCACTCGTCGTGCAGGCCCGCCGCGACAGCATGGCGGACGCCCAGAACCGGACGCTCACCGCGGCCCGGACCTTCGCCAGCTCCCCGGGCATCCTCACGGCACTGGACAGCCCCGATCCCACGGCGATGCTGCAGGCGAGCGCCCAGCAGGTCCGTAAGGCGGCGGGCGTCGACGCCATCATCGTGTACCGGCCCGACGGGATCACCCTCACCCACAGTGACCCCTCCCAGATCGGGAAACACGTCATCGGCCCCTACGCCGAGGCGGCCGAAGGCAAGTCCTTCACCAGGACCTTCCAGGGCTCCCTCGGGCTGTCCGTGGTCTCGGCGGTCCCGGTCAAAGCCCCTGACGGCTCGGTCGCCGCCGTCGTCGCCGTCCCCGTCACGGTGGGCAACATCCAGAACAGGGTGAACCGGCAGCTGCCCGTCCTCTTCGGCGTCGCGGTGGGCTCCCTCGCCCTCGCCGGCGCCGGGTCGGCGCTCGTGAGCCGCCGGCTGCGGCGGCAGACCCACGGCCTCGGCCCGGCCGAGATGACACGGATGTACGAGCACCACGACGCGGTCCTGCACGCGGTACGTGAAGGGGTGCTGATCATCGGGGGCGACGGCCGGCTGCTGCTGGCCAACGACGAGGCCCGCCGGCTGCTGAACCTGCCGGCGGACGCGGAGCACCGCCACGCCGACGAGCTGGGACTGGAAGGGGACCTCGCCGAGCTGCTCACGTCGGAGCGCCCGGCCACCGACGAGGTGCACCTGGCCGGCGACCGGCTCCTCGCGGTCAACAAGCGGTTCACCGCCCCCCTGGGGCCGGCGAGCCGAGTGGTCACGCTGCGGGACACCACCGAACTGCAGGCTCTCGCCGGCAGGGCAGAGACGGCCCGCGAGCAGCTCCGGCTGCTCTACGACGCCGGGATGCGCATCGGCACCACCCTGGACGTCACCCGCACCACCGAGGAGCTCGCGGAGGTCGTGGTCCCCCGCTTCGCCGACATCGCCACCGTCGAGCTCCAGGACCCGGTCCTGCGCGGCGAGGAGCCGTCCGGCGCGAGCACCGAGATGCGCAGGACCACCGTCGTCGGCCTGGAGGGAGACCATCCGCTCCATCCGGCCGGGGAGCTGATCCGGTTCGTCCGCTCCCATCCCATGGGCGCGGGCGCGGGCGCGGCCGGCGGCCGCGCGGTCCTGGTGCGGGACCTCAACGCCTCCGAGGGCTGGCGGGCCCAGGACCCCGGCCGCGCCCGGCAGGTCCTCGACCTCGGCATCCACTCCCTGATCGTGGTCCCGCTGCGGGCCCGGGGGGTGGTGCTCGGAACGGCGCACTACTGGCGGGCGGACGGCTCCCCGCCGTTCGAGGAGGAGGACCTGTCCTTCGCCGAGGAGCTGGCCGCCCGGGCGGCCGTGTGCATCGACAACGCCCGCCGCTACACGCGTGAGCACACCATGGCCGTCACGCTGCAGCGCAGTCTGCTGCCCCGCCGCGTACCCGAGCAGACGGCCCTGGAGGTGGCCCACCGCTACCTGCCCGCCCGGGCCGGGGTGGGAGGCGACTGGTTCGACGTCATTCCGCTGTCCGGCGCGCGGGTCGCGCTCGTGGTCGGCGACGTCGTCGGCCACGGTCTGCACGCGGCGGCCACCATGGGCCGGCTGCGCACGGCCGTCCACAACTTCTCCGTCCTGGACATGCCTCCGGAGGAACTGCTGGGCCGTCTGGACGAGCTGGTGGCCCAGCTCGACAGCGACGAGGACCCCGCGGCCGGGAACGGGCAGGGGATCAGCGGGGCCACCTGCCTGTACGCCGTCTACGATCCGGTCTCCGGGCAGCTGGCCGTCGCCACCGCGGGCCATCCGGGACCGGCGGTCGTGCAGCCCGGCGGGACCGTCGACTTCCCCTCGCTGCCGATCTCCCCGCCGCTGGGCCTGGGGGCCGGTCTGCCCACCGAGAGCGCCGAGCTGACCGTGGCCGAGGGGTCCCGGCTCGTGCTCTACACCGACGGGCTGATCGAGGACCGCGAGCACGACCTGGACGTCGGTCTGGCGGCGCTGCGCGATGCGCTCGCCGGCCCCGACCGCACTCCGGAGGCCACGTGCGCCGCGGTCATCGAGGCCATGATGTCCGACCGGCCCAGGGACGACATCGCGCTGCTGGTGGCCCGCACCCGCCGGCTCGACCCCGGCCGGGTCGCCGAATGGGACGTGCCCCGGGACCCGGCGGCGCTGGCCCCGGTCCGCACGGCCTGTGTCCGCCGGCTGGAGGAGTGGGGCCTGGGGCACATCGGTTTCTCCGCCGAGCTCGTCCTCAGCGAGCTGATCACCAACGCCATCCGTTACGGCAGCGACCCCGTCAGGGTTCGGCTGCTCCACGACCGCGCCCTGATCTGCGAGGTCTCCGACGGCAGCAGTACCTCCCCCCGTCTGCGGCGCGCCACCCTCACCGACGAGGGCGGCCGGGGACTCTTCCTGGTCGCCCAGTTCGCCGAGCGGTGGGGGACTCGCTACACCCGGACCGGAAAGATCATCTGGGCCGAACTGTCCCTCCACGGCGGCGCCGGCCCGTCGGTGGAGGGCCTCGGCGACGCCCTGGTCGACCTCTGGGACGACACGGCGTGA
- a CDS encoding AMP-binding protein: MTSVGESEGFRDAERFRDAERRRDAEGFRDAEEIRAAEEFGDAEGFGATERFRAARDFLLRHREDYPTAYEGFAWPRFDRFNWALDWFDAIAEGNDRPALHIVEEDGDTTLLSFAELSSRSNRAANWLRQQGVRAGDRILVMLGNQAELWETALAAMKLRAVVIPATPLLGPLDLRDRIERGRVRQVIVRTDDTAKFDEVPGDYTRIVVGAGGVTGWLPYEHAYAAPEAFEPDGPTRADDPLMLYFTSGTTARPKLVEHTHVSYPVGHLATMYWIGLKPGDVHLNISSPGWAKHAWSNLFAPWNAGATVFIHNYTRFDAGRLMAQMDRAGVTSFCAPPTVWRMLIQADLTQLRTPPREVVAAGEPLNPEVIESVRRAWGVTIRDGFGQTETAVQVSNSPGQLLKAGSMGRPSPGFRVELLDPVSGKPGADEGEIALDLSAGPVGLMTGYHGDPQRTAEAMADGYYRTGDIGARDADGYITYVGRADDVFKASDYKISPFELESALLEHDAVAEAAVVPAPDPVRLAVPKAYVVLADGWEPTADTARQIFAHSRAVLAPYKRVRRLEFAELPKTVSGKIRRIELRERTAQGSTAEYDEGDLR, encoded by the coding sequence ATGACGTCAGTCGGCGAGTCGGAAGGGTTCCGCGACGCGGAGAGGTTCCGGGACGCGGAGAGGCGCCGCGACGCGGAAGGGTTCCGGGACGCGGAAGAGATCCGAGCCGCGGAGGAGTTCGGAGACGCGGAAGGGTTCGGGGCCACGGAGAGGTTCCGGGCCGCCCGGGACTTCCTGCTGCGGCACCGGGAGGACTACCCGACGGCGTACGAGGGCTTCGCCTGGCCGCGCTTCGACCGGTTCAACTGGGCGCTGGACTGGTTCGACGCGATCGCCGAGGGCAACGACCGGCCCGCGCTGCACATCGTCGAGGAGGACGGCGACACGACCCTGCTCAGCTTCGCCGAGCTGAGCTCCCGCTCGAACCGTGCCGCGAACTGGCTCCGGCAGCAGGGCGTCCGCGCCGGCGACCGCATCCTCGTGATGCTCGGCAACCAGGCCGAGTTGTGGGAGACGGCCCTCGCCGCGATGAAGCTCAGGGCCGTCGTCATCCCCGCGACCCCGCTGCTCGGCCCGCTCGATCTGCGGGACCGCATCGAGCGGGGGCGGGTGCGCCAGGTGATCGTACGGACCGACGACACCGCCAAGTTCGACGAGGTGCCGGGCGACTACACCCGGATCGTGGTGGGCGCCGGAGGCGTCACGGGCTGGCTCCCGTACGAGCACGCCTACGCGGCACCCGAGGCGTTCGAGCCCGACGGCCCGACCCGCGCCGACGACCCCCTGATGCTCTACTTCACCTCCGGCACCACCGCCCGGCCCAAACTCGTCGAGCACACGCATGTGTCCTATCCGGTCGGCCATCTGGCCACCATGTACTGGATCGGACTGAAGCCGGGCGACGTGCACCTCAACATCTCCTCGCCCGGCTGGGCCAAGCACGCCTGGTCCAATCTCTTCGCTCCCTGGAACGCCGGGGCGACCGTCTTCATCCACAACTACACGCGCTTCGACGCGGGCCGGCTGATGGCACAGATGGACCGCGCCGGCGTCACCAGCTTCTGCGCCCCGCCGACCGTGTGGCGGATGCTGATCCAGGCGGACCTGACCCAACTGCGCACACCGCCCCGTGAGGTCGTCGCCGCCGGTGAGCCGCTCAACCCCGAGGTCATCGAATCCGTGCGGCGCGCCTGGGGCGTGACCATCCGCGACGGATTCGGACAGACCGAGACGGCCGTCCAGGTCTCCAACAGCCCGGGCCAGCTGCTGAAGGCGGGCTCCATGGGCCGGCCCAGTCCCGGCTTCCGTGTCGAACTCCTCGACCCCGTCAGCGGAAAGCCGGGCGCCGACGAGGGGGAGATCGCGCTGGATCTCTCGGCCGGCCCGGTGGGGCTGATGACCGGCTACCACGGCGACCCGCAGCGTACGGCCGAGGCGATGGCCGACGGCTACTACCGCACCGGCGACATCGGCGCGCGCGACGCCGACGGCTACATCACCTACGTCGGCCGCGCCGACGACGTCTTCAAGGCGTCCGACTACAAGATCTCGCCGTTCGAGCTGGAAAGCGCGCTGCTCGAGCACGACGCGGTCGCCGAGGCAGCGGTCGTCCCCGCACCCGACCCGGTGCGCCTCGCCGTGCCCAAGGCGTATGTGGTGCTCGCGGACGGCTGGGAGCCGACCGCCGACACCGCGCGGCAGATCTTCGCGCACTCACGGGCCGTCCTCGCGCCGTACAAGCGCGTGCGCCGACTGGAGTTCGCCGAGCTGCCGAAGACCGTGTCCGGGAAGATCCGCAGGATCGAGCTCCGTGAGCGCACGGCACAGGGCTCCACGGCCGAGTACGACGAGGGGGACCTGCGATGA